A genomic window from Solanum stenotomum isolate F172 chromosome 10, ASM1918654v1, whole genome shotgun sequence includes:
- the LOC125841812 gene encoding synaptotagmin-5-like has product MGFFMGFFLGAALGVGLIVCFARFQNNRSKVRIDLAKSITAFARMTVQDSRKLLPPEAYPSWVVFSQKQKLNWLNHHLEKIWPYVDEAASELIRTSVEPVLEQYRPSILAALKFSKLTLGTVAPSFTGVSLLDGDPGEIIMELEMQWDGNPNIVLDIKTLVGVGLPIQVKNIGFTGVFRLIFKPLVAELPCFGAVCYSLRHKKNLDFTLKVVGGDISAIPGVSDAIEGTIRDAIEDSITWPVCNIVPILPGDYSDLELKPVGVLQVKLIEAKELTNKDLIGKSDPFVELFIRPLRDRTKTSKVIDNCLNPIWNEHFEFIVEDISTQHLTIRVYDDEGIQDAEFIGCARIDLKLLEPGKVKDVWLKLVKDLEIQRDTKNRGHVHLELLFCPFGMDSVFMKGFKPDYALTTLEKALRPEAANFSQAISEKKGDILFRGVLSVTIISAEDVPVTDLMGKSDPFVVLIMKKSGKKNKTRVLNNTLNPVWNQTFDFVVEDGLHDLLILEVWDHDTFGKDKIGRCIMTLTRVILEGEFKDTFTLDGAKSGRLTFHLKWTPQPIIRD; this is encoded by the exons ATGGGTTTCTTCATGGGGTTTTTCCTAGGTGCGGCATTGGGTGTTGGTCTCATTGTTTGTTTTGCTCGCTTTCAAAATAACAGATCCAAAGTTCGCATTGATTTg GCAAAATCCATAACAGCATTTGCCAGGATGACAGTCCAAGATTCAAGAAAACTTTTACCCCCTGAAGCATACCCTTCTTGGGTAGTCTTTTCACAAAAGCAAA AGTTGAATTGGCTTAATCATCACTTAGAAAAAATTTGGCCTTATGTTGATGAG GCCGCATCAGAATTGATAAGAACCTCAGTGGAGCCAGTTCTTGAGCAATATAGACCATCTATCTTAGCTGCTCTGAAATTTTCAAAGCTCACATTGGGTACTGTGGCTCCATCATTCACAG GAGTTTCCCTTCTTGATGGTGATCCTGGAGAAATTATTATGGAGTTGGAAATGCAGTGGGATGGAAATCCCAATATTGTTCTGGATATTAAGACTTTAGTTGGTGTAGGACTACCCATACAG GTCAAGAATATTGGCTTCACTGGTGTTTTTCGTTTGATATTCAAACCATTGGTTGCTGAGCTTCCTTGTTTCGGAGCTGTTTGTTACTCCTTGCGTCACAAG AAAAATTTggacttcactctcaaagttgTGGGTGGTGATATATCAGCTATTCCTGGAGTATCAGATGCCATTGAG GGTACAATACGGGATGCAATTGAAGATTCTATCACTTGGCCTGTCTGTAATATTGTTCCCATATTACCAGGAGACTATAG TGATCTGGAGCTAAAGCCGGTTGGTGTATTGCAAGTCAAGCTCATCGAAGCCAAAGAGTTGACTAATAAGGACCTCATTGGGAAGTCTGATCCTTTTGTTGAGCTATTTATACGTCCACTACGTGACAGGACAAAAACCAGCAAAGTTATT GATAACTGCTTAAATCCGATTTGGAATGAGCACTTTGAGTTCATAGTTGAAGACATATCTACTCAACATTTAACAATTAGAGTGTATGATGATGAAGGGATTCAAGATGCTGAATTCATTGGTTGTGCTAGAATAGATTTGAAACTCCTTGAGCCTGGTAAAGTGAAAGATGTGTGGTTGAAACTGGTGAAGGATTTGGAGATCCAAAGGGACACCAAAAATAGAGGACAT GTACACCTGGAGCTTCTATTTTGTCCTTTTGGCATGGATAGTGTGTTTATGAAGGGATTTAAACCCGACTATGCACTAACTACCTTGGAGAAGGCCCTTAGACCAGAGGCAGCCAATTTTTCACAAGCAATCTCTGAGAAGAAAGGGGACATCCTCTTTAGAGGAGTTCTTTCCGTGACAATAATATCAGCAGAAGACGTACCTGTCACAGATCTAATGGGGAAATCTGATCCTTTTGTtgtattaattatgaaaaaatctggaaaaaaaaataaaacccgA GTTCTAAACAACACCCTTAACCCAGTGTGGAACCAAACATTTGACTTTGTAGTTGAAGATGGATTACATGATTTGCTCATATTGGAAGTTTGGGACCATGACACCTTTGGGAAG GACAAAATTGGTAGATGCATCATGACCCTTACAAGAGTTATACTAGAAGGAGAATTTAAAGATACCTTTACCTTGGATGGTGCCAAGTCGGGGAGATTAACATTTCATCTTAAATGGACACCACAACCTATAATCCgagattaa